The proteins below are encoded in one region of Acanthochromis polyacanthus isolate Apoly-LR-REF ecotype Palm Island chromosome 4, KAUST_Apoly_ChrSc, whole genome shotgun sequence:
- the LOC110945597 gene encoding uncharacterized protein LOC110945597 — MAALWGLTVLLLFAPFIGLAEFCYDLDPSEIKQTVSTGLPATIEPTFPSECRSLSVDYTCSENGKVNDSKKLSELEPFTDYNCTGLIKDNNVPLDKRTTPIHVRIDCRFRITITKRETTNTSIELTWTTTSDNCQDDLPRLQNLSLSYDCSCRTNESKISGNLIPRPDGGKCNFTGLLPYTEHTCDIVPTYKKDNKDDQRLRVPLKTDVGTPEDIGYLYWTHLENTVCKVRCEYRGRSFGPETIFRARINVYDYRPSLNFSNDRTSLDVNDDRTSLNDEKRESNKCDFEFRDLSYGTEYEVEVTVFNGVLESNPRTDYIFTGFNYKAAIINFLCLPIANILVVVFMVIYENYMKKRRESRSGVNDDMMLESTAIYMNTRPPGRRHKAAR; from the exons ATGGCAGCTCTCTGGGGTCTCACCGTCCTGCTGCTCTTTGCTCCGTTCATCGGTTTGGCTGAATTTTGTT ATGACTTAGAtccaagtgaaataaaacagactgtTTCCACTGGACTTCCTGCAACGATCGAACCAACGTTCCCTTCAGAATGCAGAAGTCTCTCTGTTGATTACACCTGTTCAG aaaatggaaaagtcAATGACTCCAAGAAACTGTCTGAGCTGGAGCCTTTCACAGACTACAACTGTACTGGTCTGATTAAAGACAACAACGTCCCCTTAGATAAGAGAACTACACCGATCCACGTCAGGATCGACTGTC GTTTCAGAATAACCAtcacaaagagagagacaaCCAACACTTCCATTGAGCTGACCTGGACAACAACCAGTGACAACTGCCAAGATGACCTTCCTAGACTTCAGAACCTTTCACTGTCTTATGACTGCAGCTGTAGGACGAATGAAAGTAAAA TTTCAGGAAATTTGATTCCACGTCCTGATGGAGGAAAATGTAACTTTACTGGACTCTTACCGTACACTGAACACACCTGTGACATAGTTCCCACCTACAAAAAGGACAACAAAGATGACCAACGGCTAAGAGTTCCCCTGAAAACTGATGTTGGAA CACCAGAAGATATTGGATATCTGTACTGGACTCATCTCGAGAATACTGTGTGTAAAGTCAGGTGTGAATATCGCGGTCGTTCGTTTGGACCAGAGACGATATTCAGAGCACGTATTAATGTTTATGATTACAGACCAAGTCTTAATTTTAGTAATGACAGAACAAGTCTTGATGTTAATGATGACAGAACAAGTCTTAATGATGAGAAACGTGAGAGCAACAAGTGTGACTTTGAATTCAGAGATCTGAGCTACGGTACGGAATACGAAGTGGAG GTGACTGTTTTCAATGGAGTGCTGGAGAGCAATCCCAGGACTGATTACATTTTCACCGGGT TCAACTACAAAGCTGCCATTATTAATTTTCTGTGCCTCCCCATTGCCAACATATTGGTTGTGGTGTTTATGGTGATCTATGAGAACTACATGAAGAAGCGCAGAGAGTCCAGAAG TGGTGTGAATGACGACATGATGCTTGAATCAACAGCAA tcTACATGAATACACGACCTCCTGGACGGCGTCATAAAGCAGCTCGCTGA